In the Pungitius pungitius chromosome 5, fPunPun2.1, whole genome shotgun sequence genome, one interval contains:
- the cltcl1 gene encoding clathrin heavy chain 1 isoform X4, whose product MAQILPIRFQEHLQLQNMGVNPANIGFSYLTMESDKFICIREKVGDQNQVVIVDMSDPTNPIRRPISADSAIMNPTSKVIALKAAKTLQIFNIEMKSKVKAHTMTEEVMFWKWISVNTVALVTDTAVFHWSMEGDSQPAKVFDRHASLAGCQIINYRTDEQQKWLLLIGISAQQNRVVGAMQLYSVDRKVSQPIEGHAAAFGEFKVEGNLKASTLFCFAVRSQAGGKLHIIEVGQPAAGNQPFAKKAVDVFFPPEAQTDFPVAMQIGNKHGVIYLITKYGYIHLYDLESGVCIYMNRISAETIFVTAPHEATSGIIGVNKKGQVLSVCVEEENLVNYATNVLQNPDLALRMAVRSNLAGAEEIFARKFNTLFAQGSYSEATKVAASAPKGVLRTAETIRKFQSVPAQPGQASPLLQYFGILLDQGQLNKFESLELCRPVLQQGRKQLLEKWLKEDKLECSEELGDLVKASDPTLALSVYLRANIPNKVIQCFAETSQFQKIVLYAKKVGYTPDWVFLLRNVMRVNPDQGLQFAQMLVQDEEPLANINQIVDVFMEGNLIQQCTSFLLDALKNNRPAEGHLQTRLLEMNLMHAPQVADAILGNQMFTHYDRPHVAQLCEKAGLLQRALEHYTDQYDIKRAVVHTHLLNPEWLVNYFGSLSVEDSLECLRAMLSANIRQNLQLCVQVASKYHEQLGTQLLVELFESFKSYEGLFYFLGSIVNFSQEPDVHFKYIQAACKTGQIKEVERICRESNCYDPERVKNFLKEAKLTDQLPLIIVCDRFDFVHDLVLYLYRNNLQKYIEIYVQKVNPSRLPVVIGGLLDVDCAEDVIKNLIMVVRGQFSTDELVEQVEKRNRLKLLLSWLESRIHDGCEEPATHNALAKIYIDSNNTPERFLKENAFYNSAVVGKYCEKRDPHLACVAYERGQCDLDLIKVCNENSLFKSEARYLVRRKDPELWVNVLDENNPFRRQLIDQVVQTALSETQDPEEVSVTVKAFMTADLPNELIELLEKIVLDNSVFSEHRNLQNLLILTAIKADRTRVMEYINRLDNYDAPDIANIAISNELFEEAFAIFKKFDVNTSAIQVLIEHIGNLDRAYEFAERCNEPAVWSQLARAQLQRDLVKEAIDSYIKAVDPSAYMEVVNAASKNDNWEDLVKFLQMSRKKARESYVETELIFALAKTNRLAELEEFVSGPNNAHIQQVGDRCYEEGMHEAAKLLYNNVSNFARLASTLVHLGEYQAAVDSARKANSTRTWKEVCFACVDGEEFRLAQICGLHIVIHADELEDLISYYQDRGYFEELIALLESALGLERAHMGMFTELAILYSKFKPQRMREHLELFWSRVNIPKVLRAAEQSHLWAELVFLYDKYEEFDNAAITMMSHATDAWREGSFKDIIAKVANVELYYKSLSFYLEFKPLLLNDLLTILSPRLDHTRAVTFFSKVNQLKVVKPYLKSVQNHNNKSVNEALNNLLTEEEDYQGLRASIDAYDNFDTIDLAQRLEKHQLIEFRRIAAYLYKGNNRWRQSVELCKKDKLYKDAMLYAAESKDAELAETLLQWFLEQGRKECFAACLFASYDLLHPDVVLELAWRHNIVDFAMPYFIQVMREYLTKVDKLDEADSQRKTEEEVIEPQPIVFGYPGYGYPVAPAGFPAQPVYGFNM is encoded by the exons TTGCAGAACATGGGCGTGAACCCGGCCAACATCGGGTTCAGCTATCTGACCATGGAGTCGGACAAGTTCATCTGCATCAGGGAGAAGGTGGGCGATCAGAACCAGGTGGTGATCGTGGACATGTCCGACCCCACCAACCCCATCAGGAGGCCCATCTCTGCCGACAGTGCCATCATGAACCCCACCAGCAAGGTCATCGCCCTAAAAG CCGCCAAGACGCTACAGATTTTCAACATTGAGATGAAGAGCAAGGTAAAGGCGCACACCATGACGGAGGAGGTCATGTTCTGGAAGTGGATCTCTGTGAACACCGTTGCCCTGGTGACGGACACGGCAGTCTTTCACTGGAGCATGGAGGGGGATTCCCAGCCCGCCAAAGTATTTGATCGGCACGCCAGTCTGGCAGGGTGTCAGATCATCAATTACAGAACTGACGAGCAACAGAAGTGGCTGCTGCTGATAGGGATTTCTGCACAG CAAAACAGAGTGGTTGGCGCCATGCAGCTGTATTCTGTTGACAGGAAAGTGTCTCAGCCTATTGAGGGTCATGCCGCTGCCTTCGGGGAGTTCAAAGTGGAGGGAAATCTCAAAGCCTCAACTCTCTTCTGCTTTGCTGTACGCTCACAGGCTGGGGGAAAG TTGCACATCATTGAAGTTGGTCAGCCAGCTGCAGGAAACCAGCCATTTGCTAAGAAAGCAGTGGATGTGTTCTTCCCCCCAGAGGCCCAGACAGACTTTCCTGTAGCTATGCAG ATTGGCAATAAACATGGCGTCATATATTTGATCACAAAGTATGGCTACATTCACCTGTACGACTTGGAGTCTGGAGTATGCATCTACATGAACCGGATCAGTGCAGAGACCATCTTTGTCACCGCCCCTCACGAAGCCACGTCGGGCATTATTGGAGTCAACAAGAAGGGACAA gtgctgtctgtgtgtgttgaggagGAAAACCTTGTCAACTATGCCACCAATGTTCTGCAGAACCCCGATCTGGCCTTGAGGATGGCTGTGAGGTCCAACTTGGCTGGGGCTGAGGAGATTTTTGCCAGAAAGTTCAACACCTTGTTTGCTCAGGGGAGTTATTCAGAGGCCACTAAGGTGGCTGCGTCGGCACCCAAG GGTGTTCTGCGGACAGCAGAGACCATCCGGAAGTTCCAGAGCGTCCCAGCCCAACCGGGCCAGGCCTCACCGCTCCTGCAGTACTTTGGGATTCTGCTGGACCAGGGCCAGCTCAACAAGTTTGAGTCCCTGGAGCTGTGCCGGCCGGTCCTGCAGCAGGGGCGCAAGCAACTTCTGGAGAAATGGCTAAAGGAGGACAAG CTGGAGTGCTCTGAGGAGCTGGGGGACCTGGTGAAGGCCTCGGACCCCACCCTGGCTCTTAGTGTGTACCTCAGAGCTAACATCCCCAACAAGGTTATCCAGTGCTTTGCCGAGACCAGCCAGTTCCAGAAGATTGTGCTATATGCTAAAAAG GTGGGCTACACCCCAGACTGGGTGTTTTTACTGAGGAACGTGATGCGCGTCAACCCGGATCAGGGACTTCAGTTTGCCCAGATGCTGGTGCAGGATGAGGAGCCGCTGGCCAACATCAACCAG ATCGTCGATGTGTTCATGGAGGGAAACCTGATCCAGCAGTGCACATCTTTTCTGTTGGATGCTCTGAAGAATAACCGCCCGGCTGAGGGCCACCTGCAGACGCGTCTACTAGAGATGAACCTCATGCATGCTCCCCAG GTAGCAGACGCTATCCTGGGCAACCAGATGTTCACCCATTATGACCGGCCCCATGTTGCCCAGCTGTGTGAGAAGGCAGGGCTACTACAGAGAGCTCTGGAGCACTACACCGACCAGTACGACATCAAGCGGGCTGTGGTGCACACACATCTGCTCAACCCGGAG TGGCTGGTGAACTACTTTGGCTCTTTATCAGTGGAGGACTCGCTGGAGTGTTTGAGGGCCATGTTGTCGGCCAACATCAGGCAGAACCTGCAGCTGTGCGTCCAGGTTGCGTCGAAGTATCACGAGCAGCTGGGGACTCAGTTGCTGGTGGAGCTCTTTGAGTCCTTCAAGAGCTACGAGG GCTTGTTTTACTTCCTTGGGTCGATTGTGAATTTCAGCCAGGAGCCGGACGTCCACTTCAAGTACATCCAGGCCGCCTGTAAAACAGGCCAGATTAAGGAAGTGGAAAGGATCTGCAGGGAGAGCAACTGCTACGACCCTGAAAGGGTGAAAAACTTCCTCAAg GAGGCCAAGCTAACAGACCAGCTTCCCCTAATCATTGTGTGTGATCGCTTCGACTTCGTCCATGACCTGGTGCTCTACCTCTACCGTAACAACCTCCAGAAATACATTGAAATCTACGTACAGAAA GTGAACCCCAGTCGCCTCCCCGTGGTAATAGGCGGCCTTTTGGATGTGGACTGTGCTGAGGACGTCATAAAAAACCTGATCATGGTGGTCAGAGGGCAGTTCTCCACTGACGagctggtggagcaggtggagaagaGGAACAG GTTAAAGCTTCTACTGTCGTGGCTGGAGTCCCGAATCCACGATGGCTGCGAGGAGCCGGCCACTCACAACGCCCTCGCCAAAATATACATAGACAGCAACAACACACCCGAGCGCTTCCTGAAGGAGAACGCGTTCTACAACAGCGCCGTGGTGGGGAAGTACTGCGAAAAGAGGGACCCCCACTTGGCCTGCGTGGCCTACGAGAGAGGACAGTGTGACCTGGATCTCATCAAA gtGTGCAATGAGAACTCTTTATTCAAGAGTGAGGCTCGCTATCTGGTGCGAAGGAAAGATCCAGAGCTTTGGGTGAACGTCTTGGATGAAAACAACCCCTTCAGAAGGCAACTCATcgaccag GTGGTGCAGACGGCGCTGTCTGAGACCCAGGATCCAGAGGAGGTGTCGGTCACGGTGAAGGCCTTCATGACCGCGGACTTGCCCAACGAGCTAATCGAGTTGCTGGAGAAGATTGTACTCGACAACTCTGTCTTCAGCGAACACCG GAACCTCCAGAACCTGCTCATTTTGACGGCCATCAAGGCTGACCGCACTCGTGTGATGGAGTACATCAACAGACTGGACAACTATGACGCCCCGGACATCGCTAACATCGCCATCAGCAACGAGCTCTTTGAGGAAGCCTTTGCCATTTTCAAGAAGTTTGACGTCAACACCTCAGCCATacag GTATTAATAGAGCACATAGGGAACTTGGACCGGGCCTATGAGTTCGCAGAGCGCTGCAACGAGCCTGCTGTGTGGAGCCAGCTGGCTcgagctcagctgcagagagacCTGGTTAAGGAGGCCATAGACTCGTACATCAAGGCCGTCGACCCCTCGGCGTACATGGAGGTGGTCAACGCTGCCAGCAAGAACG ataaCTGGGAGGACTTGGTCAAATTCCTCCAGATGTCTCGGAAGAAAGCAAGGGAGTCATATGTGGAGACGGAACTGATCTTCGCTTTGGCCAAAACCAACCGTCTGGCCGAGTTGGAGGAGTTTGTCAGCGGGCCCAATAACGCTCACATACAGCAG GTCGGTGATCGGTGTTACGAAGAGGGGATGCACGAGGCGGCCAAGCTCTTGTACAACAACGTGTCCAACTTTGCCCGCCTGGCATCGACGCTGGTCCACCTCGGGGAGTACCAGGCGGCCGTGGACAGCGCCCGGAAAGCCAACAGCACGCGGACGTGGAAGGAG GTGTGTTTTGCGTGCGTGGACGGGGAGGAGTTTCGGCTGGCCCAGATATGCGGTCTCCACATAGTTATCCACGCCGACGAGCTGGAGGACCTGATAAGCTACTATCAGGACCGTGGGTACTTTGAGGAGCTCATCGCCCTGCTGGAGTCCGCGCTGGGTCTGGAGCGGGCCCACATGGGCATGTTCACCGAGCTCGCCATCTTGTATTCAAAGTTCAAACCACAGAGGATGAGGGAGCACCTGGAGCTGTTCTGGTCCAGAGTCAACATCCCCAAG GTCCTCCGTGCAGCAGAGCAGTCTCATTTATGGGCAGAACTGGTTTTCCTTTATGATAAATATGAGGAGTTTGACAACGCCGCCATCACAATGATGTCTCATGCCACAGATGCATGGAGAGAAGGATCGTTCAAGGACATCATTGCCAAG GTCGCCAATGTGGAGTTGTACTACAAATCTCTGTCCTTCTACCTGGAATTCAAACCTCTTTTACTTAACGACCTGCTGACCATCCTGTCCCCGCGGCTGGACCATACGCGAGCGGTCACCTTCTTCAGCAAG GTGAACCAGCTGAAGGTGGTCAAGCCTTACCTGAAGTCCGTCCAGAATCACAACAACAAGTCGGTCAACGAGGCCCTTAACAACctgctgacggaggaggaggactacCAG GGCCTTAGAGCGTCCATTGATGCCTACGACAACTTTGACACCATCGACCTGGCGCAGCGGTTGGAGAAACACCAGCTGATTGAGTTCAGGCGCATCGCCGCTTACCTTTACAAGGGCAACAACCGCTGGAGACAGAGCGTGGAGCTCTGCAAGAAGGACAAGCTCTACAAG GATGCCATGCTCTACGCCGCGGAGTCTAAGGACGCTGAGCTGGCAGAGACGCTGCTCCAGTGGTTCCTGGAGCAGGGCAGGAAGGAGTGCTTCGCCGCCTGCCTGTTTGCCTCCTATGACCTGCTGCACCCGGATGTGGTGCTAGAGCTGGCCTGGAGGCACAACATTGTGGACTTTGCCATGCCCTATTTCATCCAGGTCATGAGAGAGTACCTGACCAAG gtggacaaacTGGACGAGGCAGACAGCCAAAGGAAAACCGAAGAGGAAGTGATAGAGCCTCAGCCGATAGTGTTCG GGTACCCCGGCTACGGCTACCCTGTCGCTCCCGCCGGGTTCCCGGCTCAGCCCGTCTACGGCTTCAACATGTAA
- the cltcl1 gene encoding clathrin heavy chain 1 isoform X2, protein MAQILPIRFQEHLQLQNMGVNPANIGFSYLTMESDKFICIREKVGDQNQVVIVDMSDPTNPIRRPISADSAIMNPTSKVIALKAAKTLQIFNIEMKSKVKAHTMTEEVMFWKWISVNTVALVTDTAVFHWSMEGDSQPAKVFDRHASLAGCQIINYRTDEQQKWLLLIGISAQQNRVVGAMQLYSVDRKVSQPIEGHAAAFGEFKVEGNLKASTLFCFAVRSQAGGKLHIIEVGQPAAGNQPFAKKAVDVFFPPEAQTDFPVAMQIGNKHGVIYLITKYGYIHLYDLESGVCIYMNRISAETIFVTAPHEATSGIIGVNKKGQVLSVCVEEENLVNYATNVLQNPDLALRMAVRSNLAGAEEIFARKFNTLFAQGSYSEATKVAASAPKGVLRTAETIRKFQSVPAQPGQASPLLQYFGILLDQGQLNKFESLELCRPVLQQGRKQLLEKWLKEDKLECSEELGDLVKASDPTLALSVYLRANIPNKVIQCFAETSQFQKIVLYAKKVGYTPDWVFLLRNVMRVNPDQGLQFAQMLVQDEEPLANINQIVDVFMEGNLIQQCTSFLLDALKNNRPAEGHLQTRLLEMNLMHAPQVADAILGNQMFTHYDRPHVAQLCEKAGLLQRALEHYTDQYDIKRAVVHTHLLNPEWLVNYFGSLSVEDSLECLRAMLSANIRQNLQLCVQVASKYHEQLGTQLLVELFESFKSYEGLFYFLGSIVNFSQEPDVHFKYIQAACKTGQIKEVERICRESNCYDPERVKNFLKEAKLTDQLPLIIVCDRFDFVHDLVLYLYRNNLQKYIEIYVQKVNPSRLPVVIGGLLDVDCAEDVIKNLIMVVRGQFSTDELVEQVEKRNRLKLLLSWLESRIHDGCEEPATHNALAKIYIDSNNTPERFLKENAFYNSAVVGKYCEKRDPHLACVAYERGQCDLDLIKVCNENSLFKSEARYLVRRKDPELWVNVLDENNPFRRQLIDQVVQTALSETQDPEEVSVTVKAFMTADLPNELIELLEKIVLDNSVFSEHRNLQNLLILTAIKADRTRVMEYINRLDNYDAPDIANIAISNELFEEAFAIFKKFDVNTSAIQVLIEHIGNLDRAYEFAERCNEPAVWSQLARAQLQRDLVKEAIDSYIKAVDPSAYMEVVNAASKNDNWEDLVKFLQMSRKKARESYVETELIFALAKTNRLAELEEFVSGPNNAHIQQVGDRCYEEGMHEAAKLLYNNVSNFARLASTLVHLGEYQAAVDSARKANSTRTWKEVCFACVDGEEFRLAQICGLHIVIHADELEDLISYYQDRGYFEELIALLESALGLERAHMGMFTELAILYSKFKPQRMREHLELFWSRVNIPKVLRAAEQSHLWAELVFLYDKYEEFDNAAITMMSHATDAWREGSFKDIIAKVANVELYYKSLSFYLEFKPLLLNDLLTILSPRLDHTRAVTFFSKVNQLKVVKPYLKSVQNHNNKSVNEALNNLLTEEEDYQGLRASIDAYDNFDTIDLAQRLEKHQLIEFRRIAAYLYKGNNRWRQSVELCKKDKLYKDAMLYAAESKDAELAETLLQWFLEQGRKECFAACLFASYDLLHPDVVLELAWRHNIVDFAMPYFIQVMREYLTKVDKLDEADSQRKTEEEVIEPQPIVFGQQLMLPPSPVPTPPQPGYPGYGYPVAPAGFPAQPVYGFNM, encoded by the exons TTGCAGAACATGGGCGTGAACCCGGCCAACATCGGGTTCAGCTATCTGACCATGGAGTCGGACAAGTTCATCTGCATCAGGGAGAAGGTGGGCGATCAGAACCAGGTGGTGATCGTGGACATGTCCGACCCCACCAACCCCATCAGGAGGCCCATCTCTGCCGACAGTGCCATCATGAACCCCACCAGCAAGGTCATCGCCCTAAAAG CCGCCAAGACGCTACAGATTTTCAACATTGAGATGAAGAGCAAGGTAAAGGCGCACACCATGACGGAGGAGGTCATGTTCTGGAAGTGGATCTCTGTGAACACCGTTGCCCTGGTGACGGACACGGCAGTCTTTCACTGGAGCATGGAGGGGGATTCCCAGCCCGCCAAAGTATTTGATCGGCACGCCAGTCTGGCAGGGTGTCAGATCATCAATTACAGAACTGACGAGCAACAGAAGTGGCTGCTGCTGATAGGGATTTCTGCACAG CAAAACAGAGTGGTTGGCGCCATGCAGCTGTATTCTGTTGACAGGAAAGTGTCTCAGCCTATTGAGGGTCATGCCGCTGCCTTCGGGGAGTTCAAAGTGGAGGGAAATCTCAAAGCCTCAACTCTCTTCTGCTTTGCTGTACGCTCACAGGCTGGGGGAAAG TTGCACATCATTGAAGTTGGTCAGCCAGCTGCAGGAAACCAGCCATTTGCTAAGAAAGCAGTGGATGTGTTCTTCCCCCCAGAGGCCCAGACAGACTTTCCTGTAGCTATGCAG ATTGGCAATAAACATGGCGTCATATATTTGATCACAAAGTATGGCTACATTCACCTGTACGACTTGGAGTCTGGAGTATGCATCTACATGAACCGGATCAGTGCAGAGACCATCTTTGTCACCGCCCCTCACGAAGCCACGTCGGGCATTATTGGAGTCAACAAGAAGGGACAA gtgctgtctgtgtgtgttgaggagGAAAACCTTGTCAACTATGCCACCAATGTTCTGCAGAACCCCGATCTGGCCTTGAGGATGGCTGTGAGGTCCAACTTGGCTGGGGCTGAGGAGATTTTTGCCAGAAAGTTCAACACCTTGTTTGCTCAGGGGAGTTATTCAGAGGCCACTAAGGTGGCTGCGTCGGCACCCAAG GGTGTTCTGCGGACAGCAGAGACCATCCGGAAGTTCCAGAGCGTCCCAGCCCAACCGGGCCAGGCCTCACCGCTCCTGCAGTACTTTGGGATTCTGCTGGACCAGGGCCAGCTCAACAAGTTTGAGTCCCTGGAGCTGTGCCGGCCGGTCCTGCAGCAGGGGCGCAAGCAACTTCTGGAGAAATGGCTAAAGGAGGACAAG CTGGAGTGCTCTGAGGAGCTGGGGGACCTGGTGAAGGCCTCGGACCCCACCCTGGCTCTTAGTGTGTACCTCAGAGCTAACATCCCCAACAAGGTTATCCAGTGCTTTGCCGAGACCAGCCAGTTCCAGAAGATTGTGCTATATGCTAAAAAG GTGGGCTACACCCCAGACTGGGTGTTTTTACTGAGGAACGTGATGCGCGTCAACCCGGATCAGGGACTTCAGTTTGCCCAGATGCTGGTGCAGGATGAGGAGCCGCTGGCCAACATCAACCAG ATCGTCGATGTGTTCATGGAGGGAAACCTGATCCAGCAGTGCACATCTTTTCTGTTGGATGCTCTGAAGAATAACCGCCCGGCTGAGGGCCACCTGCAGACGCGTCTACTAGAGATGAACCTCATGCATGCTCCCCAG GTAGCAGACGCTATCCTGGGCAACCAGATGTTCACCCATTATGACCGGCCCCATGTTGCCCAGCTGTGTGAGAAGGCAGGGCTACTACAGAGAGCTCTGGAGCACTACACCGACCAGTACGACATCAAGCGGGCTGTGGTGCACACACATCTGCTCAACCCGGAG TGGCTGGTGAACTACTTTGGCTCTTTATCAGTGGAGGACTCGCTGGAGTGTTTGAGGGCCATGTTGTCGGCCAACATCAGGCAGAACCTGCAGCTGTGCGTCCAGGTTGCGTCGAAGTATCACGAGCAGCTGGGGACTCAGTTGCTGGTGGAGCTCTTTGAGTCCTTCAAGAGCTACGAGG GCTTGTTTTACTTCCTTGGGTCGATTGTGAATTTCAGCCAGGAGCCGGACGTCCACTTCAAGTACATCCAGGCCGCCTGTAAAACAGGCCAGATTAAGGAAGTGGAAAGGATCTGCAGGGAGAGCAACTGCTACGACCCTGAAAGGGTGAAAAACTTCCTCAAg GAGGCCAAGCTAACAGACCAGCTTCCCCTAATCATTGTGTGTGATCGCTTCGACTTCGTCCATGACCTGGTGCTCTACCTCTACCGTAACAACCTCCAGAAATACATTGAAATCTACGTACAGAAA GTGAACCCCAGTCGCCTCCCCGTGGTAATAGGCGGCCTTTTGGATGTGGACTGTGCTGAGGACGTCATAAAAAACCTGATCATGGTGGTCAGAGGGCAGTTCTCCACTGACGagctggtggagcaggtggagaagaGGAACAG GTTAAAGCTTCTACTGTCGTGGCTGGAGTCCCGAATCCACGATGGCTGCGAGGAGCCGGCCACTCACAACGCCCTCGCCAAAATATACATAGACAGCAACAACACACCCGAGCGCTTCCTGAAGGAGAACGCGTTCTACAACAGCGCCGTGGTGGGGAAGTACTGCGAAAAGAGGGACCCCCACTTGGCCTGCGTGGCCTACGAGAGAGGACAGTGTGACCTGGATCTCATCAAA gtGTGCAATGAGAACTCTTTATTCAAGAGTGAGGCTCGCTATCTGGTGCGAAGGAAAGATCCAGAGCTTTGGGTGAACGTCTTGGATGAAAACAACCCCTTCAGAAGGCAACTCATcgaccag GTGGTGCAGACGGCGCTGTCTGAGACCCAGGATCCAGAGGAGGTGTCGGTCACGGTGAAGGCCTTCATGACCGCGGACTTGCCCAACGAGCTAATCGAGTTGCTGGAGAAGATTGTACTCGACAACTCTGTCTTCAGCGAACACCG GAACCTCCAGAACCTGCTCATTTTGACGGCCATCAAGGCTGACCGCACTCGTGTGATGGAGTACATCAACAGACTGGACAACTATGACGCCCCGGACATCGCTAACATCGCCATCAGCAACGAGCTCTTTGAGGAAGCCTTTGCCATTTTCAAGAAGTTTGACGTCAACACCTCAGCCATacag GTATTAATAGAGCACATAGGGAACTTGGACCGGGCCTATGAGTTCGCAGAGCGCTGCAACGAGCCTGCTGTGTGGAGCCAGCTGGCTcgagctcagctgcagagagacCTGGTTAAGGAGGCCATAGACTCGTACATCAAGGCCGTCGACCCCTCGGCGTACATGGAGGTGGTCAACGCTGCCAGCAAGAACG ataaCTGGGAGGACTTGGTCAAATTCCTCCAGATGTCTCGGAAGAAAGCAAGGGAGTCATATGTGGAGACGGAACTGATCTTCGCTTTGGCCAAAACCAACCGTCTGGCCGAGTTGGAGGAGTTTGTCAGCGGGCCCAATAACGCTCACATACAGCAG GTCGGTGATCGGTGTTACGAAGAGGGGATGCACGAGGCGGCCAAGCTCTTGTACAACAACGTGTCCAACTTTGCCCGCCTGGCATCGACGCTGGTCCACCTCGGGGAGTACCAGGCGGCCGTGGACAGCGCCCGGAAAGCCAACAGCACGCGGACGTGGAAGGAG GTGTGTTTTGCGTGCGTGGACGGGGAGGAGTTTCGGCTGGCCCAGATATGCGGTCTCCACATAGTTATCCACGCCGACGAGCTGGAGGACCTGATAAGCTACTATCAGGACCGTGGGTACTTTGAGGAGCTCATCGCCCTGCTGGAGTCCGCGCTGGGTCTGGAGCGGGCCCACATGGGCATGTTCACCGAGCTCGCCATCTTGTATTCAAAGTTCAAACCACAGAGGATGAGGGAGCACCTGGAGCTGTTCTGGTCCAGAGTCAACATCCCCAAG GTCCTCCGTGCAGCAGAGCAGTCTCATTTATGGGCAGAACTGGTTTTCCTTTATGATAAATATGAGGAGTTTGACAACGCCGCCATCACAATGATGTCTCATGCCACAGATGCATGGAGAGAAGGATCGTTCAAGGACATCATTGCCAAG GTCGCCAATGTGGAGTTGTACTACAAATCTCTGTCCTTCTACCTGGAATTCAAACCTCTTTTACTTAACGACCTGCTGACCATCCTGTCCCCGCGGCTGGACCATACGCGAGCGGTCACCTTCTTCAGCAAG GTGAACCAGCTGAAGGTGGTCAAGCCTTACCTGAAGTCCGTCCAGAATCACAACAACAAGTCGGTCAACGAGGCCCTTAACAACctgctgacggaggaggaggactacCAG GGCCTTAGAGCGTCCATTGATGCCTACGACAACTTTGACACCATCGACCTGGCGCAGCGGTTGGAGAAACACCAGCTGATTGAGTTCAGGCGCATCGCCGCTTACCTTTACAAGGGCAACAACCGCTGGAGACAGAGCGTGGAGCTCTGCAAGAAGGACAAGCTCTACAAG GATGCCATGCTCTACGCCGCGGAGTCTAAGGACGCTGAGCTGGCAGAGACGCTGCTCCAGTGGTTCCTGGAGCAGGGCAGGAAGGAGTGCTTCGCCGCCTGCCTGTTTGCCTCCTATGACCTGCTGCACCCGGATGTGGTGCTAGAGCTGGCCTGGAGGCACAACATTGTGGACTTTGCCATGCCCTATTTCATCCAGGTCATGAGAGAGTACCTGACCAAG gtggacaaacTGGACGAGGCAGACAGCCAAAGGAAAACCGAAGAGGAAGTGATAGAGCCTCAGCCGATAGTGTTCG GTCAGCAGCTGATGTTGCCCCCCTCACCTGTTCCGACTCCTCCCCAACCAGGGTACCCCGGCTACGGCTACCCTGTCGCTCCCGCCGGGTTCCCGGCTCAGCCCGTCTACGGCTTCAACATGTAA